One region of Eupeodes corollae chromosome 1, idEupCoro1.1, whole genome shotgun sequence genomic DNA includes:
- the LOC129941990 gene encoding WD repeat-containing protein 55 homolog translates to MHDFYKPATSDDSDDSLGLIEDDGPVVVADFASDSDDSIDISDDDDFDPDAVDSDDSDDDDDMVANANATAAGSSSGQNTAANNDDKPSGSTAIEEMNEDEEEDETVRAIIAAIKKPRTSPPEIKLDDFISDICFSPEDDIIAIATITGDVHLYRYANEQNTHLKTIEVHTKACRDVEFTEDGKFLLTGSKDKSIMITDMETEKLKQFYDEAHEDAVNKLIVIDENMFASGDDSGTVKLWDSRTKEAVFSLKEVEDSILSMLTNDAKKLLLVTSADGYLTTLNIAARKLFVQSEPYEEELTCMGTFRGDSKLIVGTSKGRLYTYNWGQFGYHSDMFPGVKSSMSVMIPVTDRIACVAGEEGILRAVHIAPFKTLGVVGQHSLPIESLDISNNGHLLASSSHNNDVRFWNVTYFEGFADIKYNQKHNAHRENRHNLPSSKYTNASDFFSDLAGGGDD, encoded by the exons AT gCACGATTTTTACAAACCCGCTACAAGTGATGACTCCGATGACAGTTTAGGCTTAATTGAGGACGATGGTCCAGTTGTTGTTGCGGACTTTGCCAGCGATTCAGATGACTCAATCGACATTAGCGATGACGATGATTTCGATCCCGATGCTGTTGATTCAGATGAttccgatgatgatgatgatatggtCGCCAATGCGAACGCGACAGCTGCAGGATCGTCGTCAGGTCAAAATACAGCCGCCAATAATGACGACAAACCAAGTGGCTCCACGGCAATCGAGGAAATGaatgaagacgaagaagaagacgagACTGTGCGTGCTATAATTGCTGCCATCAAGAAGCCACGAACATCACCGCCTGAAATCAAGCTGGACGATTTCATTTCTGACATATGCTTTAGTCCAGAGGACGATATCATTGCCATAGCCACAATTACAGGTGATGTTCATCTGTACAGATATGCCAATGAGCAGAACACGCACTTGAAAACCATTGAAGTGCATACAAAAGCCTGTCGTGATGTTGAATTCACAGAGGACGGCAAATTCCTATTGACAGGTTCAAAGGATAAGTCAATTATGATCACTGACATGGAgactgaaaaactgaaacaattctACGATGAAGCACATGAAGATGCggtcaataaattaattgttatcGATGAAAATATGTTCGCTAGTG GTGACGACAGCGGAACAGTTAAACTCTGGGATTCAAGAACTAAGGAGGCAGTCTTTTCCCTCAAAGAAGTCGAAGATAGTATTCTATCGATGCTTACAAACGATGCTAAGAAGCTGCTTCTAGTCACAAGTGCCGATGGCTATTTAACAACATTAAACATAGCTGCACG taaacttTTCGTCCAATCAGAACCCTACGAAGAAGAACTGACTTGTATGGGAACGTTCCGTGGTGATTCCAAGTTAATTGTTGGAACATCCAAAGGCCGCCTCTACACATACAATTGGGGTCAATTTGGATATCATTCTGATATGTTCCCGGGTGTTAAGTCATCAATGAGTGTTATGATTCCTGTGACTGATCGAATTGCGTGTGTTGCTGGCGAAGAAGGTATATTGCGTGCAGTTCATATAGCACCATTTAAGACATTGGGTGTTGTGGGACAACACAGTTTGCCTATTGAATCGCTGGACATAAGTAACAATGGCCATTTGTTGGCATCGAGTTCGCACAATAATGATGTTCGCTTCTGGAATGTAACCTATTTTGAAGGTTTTGCTGATATCAAGTATAATCAAAAACACAATGCACACAGAGAGAATCGGCATAATTTGCCATCGTCCAAGTACACAAATGCATCAGACTTTTTCTCGGATTTAGCTGGAGGCGGTGATGATTGA